In one Winogradskyella sp. MH6 genomic region, the following are encoded:
- a CDS encoding carboxypeptidase-like regulatory domain-containing protein, with product MRHLLFIFFCFTTVYSYSQDSTATKTPETVKGTITSSATKEALSEVNIVNINQVVGTATDDDGKFEIKAKVNDTLHLSYIGYKSIKVRVTNDWLKFGNTEIVMTELALALEEVTVKSLELTGYLEVDMKQVPITNNNQYRISGLYGKAYEGRKPNIATKVLGAIFNPADFLYNMFGKKPNEMHKLKKIKEDDEIRNQLAKRFDREMLMVLLQVTKYDLDEIVNQCNYSKDFINTANDLQILDAISECYEEYKVIQRSKERKNKKKDKA from the coding sequence ATGCGACACCTACTATTTATATTTTTCTGCTTTACTACAGTTTACAGCTATAGTCAAGATAGTACTGCCACAAAAACACCAGAAACGGTTAAAGGAACCATTACTAGTTCTGCAACTAAAGAAGCTTTGAGTGAAGTTAATATCGTGAATATAAATCAGGTTGTTGGTACTGCAACAGATGATGATGGTAAGTTTGAAATTAAAGCAAAGGTTAACGATACACTCCACTTATCTTACATCGGTTACAAATCTATTAAAGTAAGAGTTACCAACGACTGGTTAAAGTTTGGTAATACTGAAATTGTAATGACAGAATTAGCCTTAGCCTTAGAGGAGGTTACGGTAAAATCTTTGGAACTTACAGGATACTTAGAGGTAGATATGAAGCAAGTACCTATAACAAACAATAATCAGTATCGTATTTCTGGTCTGTATGGTAAAGCTTATGAAGGTAGAAAACCTAATATTGCAACCAAAGTTTTAGGTGCTATTTTTAATCCTGCAGATTTTCTTTATAACATGTTTGGCAAGAAGCCAAATGAAATGCATAAGCTTAAAAAGATTAAGGAAGATGATGAAATTAGAAACCAGTTAGCGAAACGTTTTGACAGAGAAATGCTAATGGTTTTATTACAGGTTACTAAGTACGATTTAGATGAAATTGTTAACCAATGTAACTACTCAAAAGACTTTATAAATACTGCAAACGATCTTCAAATTCTTGATGCAATAAGTGAATGTTACGAAGAATACAAGGTAATTCAACGTAGTAAAGAACGTAAGAACAAGAAAAAAGATAAAGCTTAA
- a CDS encoding DEAD/DEAH box helicase has protein sequence MSTFKQLGLNEDLLNAISDLGFETPSEVQQKAIPVLLEEERDLVALAQTGTGKTAAFGFPMLQKIDVNSRTTQGLILSPTRELCLQITNELKLYGKYCKGLNVVAIYGGASVTDQAKQIKKGAQIVVATPGRMKDMISRNLVDISKIQYSVLDEADEMLNMGFYEDITEILAHTPTDKSTWLFSATMPKEVATIAKDFMYDPIEITVGNKNESTSNVSHEYYLVNGRDRYLALKRLADANPDIFSVIFCRTKRDTQKIAEKLIEDGYSAGALHGDLSQNQRDLVMKSFRNKQIQMLVATDVAARGIDVDDITHVINYQLPDEIETYTHRSGRTGRAGKTGVSMVIVAKSEVRKIKSIERIIKRQFEKKDIPSGMEICEVQLMSLAKKIHNTEVNHEIDKYLDSINELFEDTERDELIKKFFSVEFTRFFNYYKNSKDLSVSDSGNSSSSNDEGRSSGNDTRYFINVGRKDGYDWMSLKDFLKEVLELGRDDVFKVDVKDSFSFFNTEKENEEKVLAFFTDFKYNGRFVNVEVSENKGRSGGGRRDRGRGGKRKGNDRPRGEKRPRRSNDSNKPEGRRSDRSPKKGRRSTSDRPRRSRRK, from the coding sequence ATGAGTACATTCAAACAACTTGGTCTTAACGAAGACCTTCTCAACGCTATTTCAGATTTAGGATTTGAAACACCTAGCGAAGTTCAACAAAAAGCAATTCCAGTTCTCTTAGAAGAAGAACGCGACCTAGTGGCTTTAGCTCAAACAGGTACCGGAAAAACTGCAGCATTTGGTTTTCCTATGTTGCAAAAAATTGACGTTAACAGCAGAACCACACAAGGTCTTATCCTCTCTCCTACCAGAGAGTTATGTTTACAAATTACCAACGAATTAAAACTTTACGGTAAATACTGCAAGGGCTTAAATGTTGTAGCCATTTATGGTGGTGCAAGCGTAACAGACCAGGCTAAACAAATTAAAAAAGGAGCACAAATTGTTGTGGCTACTCCTGGCCGTATGAAAGATATGATTAGCCGTAATCTGGTTGATATTTCAAAAATACAATACAGCGTTTTAGACGAAGCCGACGAAATGCTAAACATGGGATTTTATGAGGATATTACAGAAATTTTGGCTCATACTCCTACAGACAAAAGCACTTGGTTATTTTCTGCAACCATGCCAAAAGAGGTCGCTACTATTGCCAAAGATTTTATGTACGACCCAATTGAAATTACAGTGGGTAACAAAAATGAAAGCACAAGTAATGTATCTCATGAATATTATTTGGTTAATGGTCGTGATCGCTATTTAGCATTAAAACGTTTGGCAGATGCCAATCCTGATATTTTCTCTGTAATTTTCTGTAGAACAAAACGCGATACACAAAAGATTGCCGAAAAACTGATTGAAGATGGCTACAGTGCAGGAGCATTACATGGTGATTTGAGTCAAAATCAGCGCGATTTGGTAATGAAATCCTTTAGAAACAAGCAAATACAGATGCTAGTAGCTACAGATGTTGCCGCTCGTGGTATCGACGTTGATGATATTACCCATGTTATTAACTACCAATTACCTGATGAAATTGAAACCTATACTCACCGTTCTGGTCGTACAGGTAGAGCTGGTAAAACAGGTGTTTCTATGGTCATCGTTGCTAAAAGTGAAGTACGTAAGATAAAAAGTATAGAGCGCATCATTAAAAGGCAGTTTGAAAAGAAAGATATTCCATCTGGCATGGAAATCTGCGAAGTGCAACTAATGAGTCTAGCTAAAAAAATACACAATACTGAGGTTAATCACGAGATTGACAAATACTTAGATAGCATTAATGAATTATTTGAAGATACCGAAAGAGATGAATTGATTAAAAAATTCTTTTCGGTTGAGTTTACACGCTTCTTCAACTACTATAAAAACTCAAAGGATTTATCTGTTTCCGATTCTGGTAACAGCAGTAGTAGTAATGATGAAGGAAGATCTTCTGGTAATGACACACGCTACTTTATTAATGTAGGTCGTAAAGATGGTTATGACTGGATGTCTTTAAAAGATTTCTTAAAAGAAGTTTTAGAGCTAGGTAGAGATGATGTTTTTAAAGTAGACGTGAAAGATAGTTTTTCATTCTTCAACACTGAAAAAGAAAATGAAGAGAAAGTCTTAGCATTTTTTACTGATTTTAAATACAACGGCCGTTTTGTCAATGTAGAAGTTAGTGAAAACAAAGGACGAAGTGGTGGCGGAAGACGTGATAGAGGTCGTGGTGGAAAACGTAAAGGTAACGATAGACCAAGAGGTGAAAAGCGACCTAGACGTAGCAACGACTCTAATAAGCCAGAAGGAAGACGTTCCGATAGATCACCTAAAAAAGGAAGACGTTCTACTTCTGATAGACCACGTAGATCTAGAAGAAAATAA
- the hpf gene encoding ribosome hibernation-promoting factor, HPF/YfiA family yields the protein MTVNFQYVNTDVSETLSAFTTEKLEKLADKFEFLISAQVYVKHDDKDHEAGKICNIELSLPGPRIFATSNKATYEMAVNETINDLTRQLKKRKEVFKTH from the coding sequence ATGACTGTGAATTTTCAATATGTAAACACAGATGTAAGTGAAACATTATCAGCGTTTACAACAGAAAAGTTAGAGAAATTAGCGGATAAATTTGAATTTTTAATCTCAGCTCAAGTTTATGTAAAACACGATGATAAAGACCACGAAGCTGGTAAAATTTGTAATATAGAATTAAGTCTTCCTGGACCACGCATTTTTGCAACGTCTAACAAGGCAACATACGAAATGGCAGTTAATGAAACTATTAACGACTTAACACGCCAATTGAAAAAGAGAAAAGAAGTATTTAAAACACACTAA
- a CDS encoding T9SS type B sorting domain-containing protein, with product MKKITYLSVLMALCHFTAFAQAEASKWYFGTNAGIDFSSGGPIVLTDGQLSTDEGCATISENNGDLLFYTDGITVWDRQHNIMPNGTGLTGDSSSTQSAIIVPKPGNTTTYYIFTVDDLAGPNGLRYSEVDMTLNGGNGDINNQKNIELNASTTEKISAVKHANGIDFWVVTHDWDNNNFLSYRVTAAGVNMTPVTSSVGEIHGDNGLDSKGYMKISPDASRLALASWSGNSVVEIFDFNNSSGVVSNPILIGNGFFSSGPASGAYGIEFSPDSNLLYVTDQKFLFGFITSRLFQFDLSLATAGDMINSATTLYEDNNTNLILGALQLAIDGKIYIARAQEQYLDVIENPDEIGFASNYLQNAVSLGNRFCGAGLPPFITSFFNFSILTQGTCLGQGSEFTLNTNTEINSILWDFGDGITSTEINPIHYYQNAGSYTITVEISAPGETIFLSNLVTINNFPIANTPNDMFLCDDIENDGYEIFDLSTQDSEIYNLPGVNITYHLSEDDAIDNIDPIETNYENISNPQTIFVRVQNNLSSDCFDVTSFQLHVLETPISSEETAYLCTNESIVLSAGEGYDYYNWSNGETTESITVDATGSYSVEIINSLQTADGEITCIGSKVFTVIESDEASITNVEITDWTENNNTISVFVEGIGDYEYSLDNVTYQDASVFTNLLPGEYIVYVRDKNNCGTVTEEVYLLYYPRFFSPNGDGVNEYWQIEFLDLEPGIEIFIYDRYGKLLTQVYPNSLGWDGTYEGVKMPATDYWFKIKRPGKNNVYTGHFSLKR from the coding sequence TTGAAAAAAATAACCTACTTGTCTGTTTTAATGGCGCTTTGTCATTTTACTGCTTTTGCTCAAGCCGAAGCTTCTAAATGGTATTTTGGTACTAATGCAGGCATAGATTTTAGTAGTGGAGGACCAATAGTATTAACAGACGGTCAGTTGTCTACAGATGAAGGTTGTGCCACGATATCTGAAAACAATGGAGATTTACTTTTCTATACCGATGGAATTACCGTTTGGGATAGGCAACATAATATAATGCCCAACGGCACTGGTCTCACAGGAGATTCCTCAAGTACACAATCTGCTATCATTGTTCCTAAACCCGGAAACACTACAACTTATTACATTTTCACAGTTGATGATTTGGCAGGTCCTAATGGTCTTAGGTATTCTGAAGTTGATATGACTCTAAATGGAGGAAATGGAGATATAAATAATCAAAAAAATATCGAATTGAATGCATCTACTACCGAGAAAATTTCTGCGGTTAAACATGCCAACGGTATTGACTTTTGGGTAGTAACACACGATTGGGACAACAATAATTTTTTATCCTATCGGGTCACAGCAGCAGGTGTCAATATGACTCCTGTTACGTCTTCTGTAGGTGAAATTCACGGAGATAACGGTTTAGATTCAAAAGGATATATGAAGATTTCACCAGATGCATCTAGGCTAGCTTTAGCCTCTTGGTCTGGAAATAGTGTAGTGGAAATTTTTGATTTTAATAACTCTTCAGGTGTTGTATCTAATCCAATTTTAATTGGAAATGGATTCTTTTCATCAGGACCAGCTTCAGGAGCTTATGGTATTGAGTTTTCGCCAGATAGTAATTTACTGTACGTTACAGACCAGAAATTTTTATTTGGCTTTATTACAAGTCGTTTATTTCAGTTCGATTTAAGTCTTGCCACAGCTGGTGATATGATAAATTCTGCAACTACGCTTTATGAAGATAATAATACTAATCTCATATTAGGAGCACTTCAACTTGCTATTGATGGAAAAATATACATTGCCAGAGCACAAGAGCAATATCTAGATGTTATTGAAAACCCAGATGAAATTGGCTTTGCTTCAAATTATTTGCAAAATGCTGTAAGTTTAGGGAATAGATTTTGTGGCGCAGGTTTACCGCCTTTTATAACATCGTTTTTTAATTTTTCAATACTAACGCAAGGCACATGTTTAGGGCAAGGCTCAGAATTTACATTAAACACTAATACAGAAATTAATTCTATACTTTGGGATTTTGGGGATGGTATTACTTCAACAGAAATTAATCCAATACATTACTATCAAAATGCTGGCTCATACACCATTACAGTAGAGATAAGCGCGCCAGGAGAAACTATCTTTTTATCCAATCTTGTAACTATTAACAATTTTCCAATTGCAAATACTCCAAATGATATGTTTCTCTGTGATGATATTGAAAATGATGGTTACGAAATTTTTGACTTAAGTACTCAGGATAGTGAAATTTACAACTTACCAGGTGTTAATATTACTTATCATTTATCAGAAGATGATGCTATTGATAATATAGATCCCATAGAAACTAATTATGAAAATATAAGTAATCCTCAAACCATTTTTGTCAGAGTGCAAAATAATTTAAGTTCAGATTGTTTTGATGTTACTAGTTTTCAATTACATGTTTTAGAAACACCGATATCTAGTGAAGAGACAGCTTATTTGTGTACTAATGAATCTATTGTTCTAAGTGCAGGTGAAGGTTATGATTATTACAATTGGTCTAATGGTGAAACAACAGAGTCTATTACTGTAGATGCTACAGGAAGTTATTCTGTGGAAATTATTAATAGTTTACAGACAGCAGATGGAGAAATAACATGTATTGGGAGTAAAGTTTTTACAGTTATTGAGTCTGATGAGGCTTCTATTACTAACGTTGAAATTACAGATTGGACAGAAAATAATAATACTATTTCTGTTTTTGTAGAAGGTATAGGTGATTATGAATATTCTTTAGACAATGTTACTTATCAAGATGCGAGTGTGTTTACTAACCTCTTGCCTGGTGAATACATTGTATATGTAAGGGATAAGAACAATTGTGGTACTGTAACAGAAGAGGTTTATTTATTGTACTATCCTAGATTTTTTTCGCCCAATGGAGATGGTGTAAATGAATATTGGCAAATAGAGTTTTTGGATTTAGAACCTGGAATAGAAATCTTTATTTATGATAGGTATGGTAAGCTTCTTACACAGGTATATCCAAATTCTCTGGGATGGGATGGTACTTATGAAGGTGTTAAAATGCCTGCTACTGACTACTGGTTCAAAATAAAAAGACCTGGTAAAAATAATGTTTACACAGGTCATTTTAGTCTTAAACGTTAA
- a CDS encoding VOC family protein has translation MVGWFEIPVSDMARAKKFYETFFKVEVKDVDFGGLKMGWFPDNNGAYGATGTLIQQESYIPSQEGTLVYFMSEDVQNELDRIEAAGGKIYQPKTKISDEHGFMGVFIDTEGNRVALHSNA, from the coding sequence ATGGTAGGATGGTTCGAAATTCCGGTAAGCGATATGGCTCGTGCTAAAAAGTTTTATGAAACCTTTTTTAAGGTTGAAGTTAAAGATGTTGACTTTGGTGGTTTAAAAATGGGATGGTTTCCAGACAATAATGGTGCTTATGGTGCAACAGGTACTTTAATACAGCAAGAATCTTATATTCCAAGTCAAGAAGGTACATTGGTTTATTTTATGTCTGAGGATGTACAAAACGAATTGGATAGGATAGAAGCAGCAGGTGGTAAAATTTATCAACCTAAAACTAAAATTTCAGACGAACACGGTTTTATGGGAGTATTTATAGATACTGAAGGGAATAGGGTAGCTTTGCACTCTAATGCTTAG
- a CDS encoding non-canonical purine NTP diphosphatase: MQIVFATNNKNKIKEVQSLVPEHIKLLSLEDIGCNEEIPETTGTIEGNAQQKASYVKDNYGYDCFADDTGLEVKALNGEPGVDTAYYAGPQRSAEDNMNKLLFNLKNATSRSAQFKTVIALHLNGQLTTFTGICKGEITTEKQGDKGFGYDPIFKAEGYTQTFAEISLEEKNKIGHRGKAVSLLIEFLNQF; encoded by the coding sequence ATGCAAATCGTATTCGCCACCAATAATAAAAACAAAATTAAAGAAGTACAATCTTTGGTTCCAGAACATATCAAACTGTTAAGTTTAGAAGATATTGGTTGTAATGAAGAAATCCCTGAAACCACTGGTACTATAGAAGGTAATGCGCAACAAAAAGCCAGTTATGTAAAAGATAATTATGGTTACGATTGCTTTGCAGATGACACAGGGTTAGAAGTAAAAGCGTTAAATGGCGAGCCAGGTGTAGACACTGCATATTATGCTGGGCCGCAACGCAGTGCTGAAGATAATATGAACAAATTGCTTTTTAACCTTAAAAATGCGACCTCTCGTTCTGCACAGTTTAAAACCGTAATTGCCTTGCACCTCAACGGACAACTTACAACGTTTACAGGAATCTGTAAAGGTGAAATAACTACAGAAAAACAAGGTGATAAAGGCTTTGGATACGACCCGATTTTTAAGGCAGAAGGCTATACACAAACTTTTGCAGAAATTTCTTTAGAAGAAAAAAATAAAATAGGACATCGCGGTAAGGCTGTTTCCCTTTTGATTGAATTTTTAAATCAGTTTTAA
- the nadC gene encoding carboxylating nicotinate-nucleotide diphosphorylase yields MISKEQFQTEIDLIIANAIREDVGDGDHSSLACIPASATGKAKLLVKDEGIIAGVEFAKQVFAYVDKDMKVETLIEDGSNVKYGDIAFYVEGASQSILKAERLVLNAMQRMSAIATKTRKFVDLLEGTGTKILDTRKTTPGIRALEKWAVKIGGGENHRFALYDMIMLKDNHIDFAGGVSKAIEKTKQYLKDSNRDLKIIVEARDLEEIKEILECGGVYRILIDNFNYEDTRKAVKLIGDQCLTESSGGINEKTVRHYAECGVDYISSGALTHSVYNMDLSLKAV; encoded by the coding sequence ATGATTTCAAAAGAACAATTCCAAACCGAAATAGATTTAATTATAGCCAATGCCATAAGAGAAGATGTTGGTGATGGTGACCATAGCTCTTTGGCATGTATACCAGCTTCTGCAACCGGAAAAGCTAAACTTTTAGTAAAGGATGAAGGGATTATTGCAGGTGTTGAATTTGCAAAACAAGTGTTTGCTTATGTAGATAAAGACATGAAAGTTGAAACACTTATTGAAGATGGGAGTAATGTAAAGTATGGAGATATTGCGTTTTATGTAGAAGGAGCTTCTCAGTCCATTCTAAAAGCTGAACGTTTAGTCCTAAATGCCATGCAACGCATGAGTGCTATTGCTACTAAAACCAGGAAATTTGTGGATTTATTAGAAGGTACAGGTACCAAAATATTAGACACACGCAAAACCACACCAGGCATTAGAGCGCTTGAAAAATGGGCAGTAAAAATTGGAGGTGGAGAAAACCATAGATTTGCACTATACGACATGATTATGCTAAAGGACAATCATATCGATTTTGCTGGTGGAGTTTCAAAAGCTATTGAAAAAACAAAACAATACCTTAAAGACTCTAATAGAGATTTAAAAATTATTGTTGAAGCGCGTGACCTCGAAGAAATTAAAGAGATTTTAGAATGTGGTGGAGTTTACCGTATTTTGATTGATAATTTTAATTACGAAGACACCAGAAAAGCAGTAAAACTTATAGGTGACCAGTGTCTTACAGAATCATCGGGAGGTATTAACGAAAAAACGGTAAGACATTATGCCGAATGTGGTGTAGATTATATTTCATCAGGTGCCTTAACGCATTCCGTTTATAACATGGATTTAAGCCTAAAGGCAGTTTAA
- a CDS encoding SRPBCC family protein: MTALYIVLAIIALIVLLALVAPKTYNVSRSITINKPISEVFDYLKYIKNQDNWSPWKKKDPNMKQEHTGTDATVGFVARWEGNKDVGTGEQEITKITENQSVESQLRFYKPWKSQSDAYLTTRAVGENATEVVWGFRGVNKMPSNIFFLFFNMDKTVGKDFEEGLNDLKQILESK, encoded by the coding sequence ATGACCGCACTCTACATCGTACTCGCCATTATTGCCCTTATTGTATTATTGGCATTAGTTGCACCAAAGACCTATAATGTAAGCCGAAGCATTACAATTAACAAACCAATAAGCGAAGTATTTGACTATTTAAAGTATATTAAAAATCAGGATAATTGGTCGCCTTGGAAAAAGAAAGACCCAAACATGAAACAAGAACATACAGGTACAGATGCTACTGTTGGTTTTGTTGCCAGATGGGAAGGTAATAAAGATGTTGGTACAGGCGAACAAGAAATTACCAAGATTACAGAGAATCAGTCGGTAGAAAGTCAACTGCGTTTTTATAAGCCATGGAAATCACAATCAGACGCTTACCTAACAACTAGAGCTGTTGGCGAAAACGCCACCGAAGTGGTTTGGGGATTTAGAGGTGTAAATAAAATGCCTTCTAATATCTTTTTCTTATTTTTTAATATGGATAAAACCGTTGGAAAAGATTTTGAGGAAGGTCTAAACGATTTAAAACAAATTTTAGAATCTAAATAG
- a CDS encoding TrmH family RNA methyltransferase, with the protein MHETKLLEYLESHLTENRRERFKKVLAQRTKHFTVATEDVYQLHNTSAVIRSCDVFGIQEVNIVEEVNSKRIDREIAMGAQKWVDLNRYHTTKSCIKDLKSKGYQIVATSPHAEDCDLIDFDITKPSCFFFGRETEGLSQNVLDEADCFLKIPMVGFTESLNISVSAAIILQHVTSRLRKSDINWQLSQEEYMEKRFDWIKKTLKDYDAIVERYKSKH; encoded by the coding sequence ATGCACGAAACAAAGCTTCTAGAATATTTAGAATCCCATCTCACAGAAAACCGAAGAGAACGCTTTAAAAAAGTATTAGCTCAACGTACCAAACATTTTACTGTAGCTACAGAAGATGTATATCAGTTGCATAATACCAGTGCTGTAATTCGTTCTTGTGATGTATTTGGCATACAAGAAGTAAATATTGTAGAAGAGGTAAACTCTAAGCGTATTGATAGAGAAATTGCCATGGGAGCACAAAAATGGGTAGATCTTAACCGTTATCATACGACTAAATCGTGTATTAAAGATTTAAAATCTAAAGGCTATCAGATTGTAGCAACAAGTCCACATGCAGAAGATTGCGACCTTATTGATTTTGATATTACTAAACCATCATGTTTCTTTTTTGGACGCGAAACCGAAGGCTTATCACAAAATGTATTAGATGAAGCTGATTGTTTTTTAAAGATACCAATGGTAGGTTTTACTGAGAGTTTAAATATTTCGGTTTCTGCGGCAATCATTCTTCAGCATGTTACTTCGAGGTTGCGTAAGTCTGATATTAATTGGCAATTGAGCCAAGAAGAATACATGGAAAAACGCTTCGATTGGATTAAAAAGACCTTAAAAGATTACGATGCCATTGTAGAACGCTACAAATCGAAACATTAA
- the rlmH gene encoding 23S rRNA (pseudouridine(1915)-N(3))-methyltransferase RlmH: protein MQIKLIAIGKTDNKNLQTLIEDYKKRLSHYIKFEFEIIPDLKNVKHLSEEQQKEKEGELILAKTQNSDVLILLDENGKQMDSVAFSNYLQKHMNSGIKTLIFVIGGPYGFSEEVYKRANGKLGLSKMTFSHQMVRLFFTEQLYRGFTILKNEPYHHR from the coding sequence ATGCAAATAAAACTCATCGCCATAGGCAAAACGGATAATAAAAACCTTCAAACCTTAATTGAAGACTACAAAAAACGACTGAGTCACTATATAAAATTTGAATTTGAGATTATACCAGATCTCAAAAACGTGAAGCATCTTTCTGAAGAACAACAAAAAGAAAAAGAAGGAGAACTAATCTTGGCTAAAACTCAAAATTCAGACGTGCTAATTTTGTTGGATGAAAATGGAAAGCAAATGGATTCTGTAGCTTTTTCTAACTACTTACAAAAACACATGAATTCTGGAATAAAAACATTGATTTTTGTTATAGGTGGTCCGTATGGTTTTTCTGAAGAGGTTTACAAAAGAGCCAACGGAAAGCTAGGATTGTCTAAAATGACCTTTTCGCATCAAATGGTTCGCTTATTTTTTACAGAACAATTATACAGAGGGTTTACTATTTTAAAGAACGAACCATATCATCATAGATAA
- a CDS encoding MarC family protein encodes MAEILSTIFLIFAVVDPIGSIPVYLEATKEFDLAHKKKIAVRASVIAFFILLFFIVIGQLILEGMSVSLDAFQISGGVILFLFALTMIFGAGKPEQEKSNITDYKHVTIFPIAIPSIASPGAIMAVVLMTNNHIYSIKQQTVTTLIVLGVIGITCLILLIANRLQKVIGDYGITVLSKIMGLILASYATQSILNGISSYFNNI; translated from the coding sequence ATGGCTGAAATCTTATCGACCATCTTCTTAATATTTGCTGTAGTAGATCCTATTGGGTCTATACCTGTTTATCTTGAAGCTACTAAAGAATTTGATTTAGCACATAAAAAGAAAATTGCAGTCAGAGCATCGGTTATCGCCTTTTTTATCCTTTTATTTTTTATTGTTATTGGACAGCTAATTTTAGAAGGTATGTCTGTCTCTTTAGATGCTTTTCAGATCTCTGGAGGTGTTATTCTTTTTTTATTTGCTTTAACTATGATTTTTGGTGCTGGCAAACCCGAACAAGAAAAGAGTAACATTACAGATTATAAGCATGTTACCATTTTTCCAATTGCTATTCCGTCTATTGCATCACCTGGTGCCATAATGGCTGTAGTACTTATGACCAACAATCATATTTATTCAATAAAGCAACAAACAGTTACTACACTAATCGTTCTTGGTGTTATTGGTATTACTTGCCTTATATTGCTAATTGCTAACCGTCTTCAAAAAGTTATCGGAGATTACGGTATTACCGTATTGAGTAAGATTATGGGGCTTATATTAGCTTCTTATGCCACACAAAGTATATTGAATGGCATAAGCAGCTATTTTAACAACATTTGA
- a CDS encoding DUF3124 domain-containing protein has translation MKLLQLLFIALIVFSCETKKENTSLNPENWSKRAIELKANDSLEYGKSYLSIYSQIYSLTEHTKHNLTSMVSMRNTSDKDTIYLLRAEYYDTHGKSVRKYFDYPIYLSPMETTEIVIDEIDVSGGTGSNFIFEWKIPNDCPEPLFEGIMTSTMGQQGLSFTTQAKRIK, from the coding sequence ATGAAACTTCTTCAATTACTTTTTATTGCACTCATTGTTTTTAGCTGCGAAACAAAAAAGGAAAACACCTCTTTAAATCCCGAAAACTGGTCTAAAAGAGCTATTGAACTAAAAGCAAATGATTCTTTAGAATACGGAAAGTCTTATCTGTCTATTTATTCTCAGATTTATAGTTTAACCGAACACACCAAACACAACTTAACCTCTATGGTAAGTATGAGAAACACAAGTGATAAAGACACTATTTATCTTTTAAGAGCCGAATACTACGACACACATGGTAAGTCTGTTAGAAAGTATTTTGATTATCCTATTTATCTTTCGCCTATGGAAACTACAGAGATTGTTATAGATGAAATAGATGTTTCTGGTGGAACAGGCTCTAATTTTATTTTTGAATGGAAAATTCCTAATGATTGTCCAGAACCTCTTTTTGAAGGCATTATGACCTCTACCATGGGACAACAAGGGTTATCATTTACAACTCAAGCCAAAAGAATTAAATAA